A region of the Candidatus Paceibacterota bacterium genome:
ATTGGGTGCCTTTGAAGACCCCGCGGCATACCGCTTGTTTGAGGCGCCCTTTGCGGGTCGCCGCCCGGGCGCTTGGGACCGCCACACCTACCACGGCAATGGCCCCGACACTTCCGAGAACACTGAGGAATTGGCGACGGCCCAATGTCGGCGAATGAATTGCATTCATGGGTTGAACATAGCCACGCCACGAGCAAGATCAAGCCCCGGGGACCATTGTTGGGCCGGGATTCGACCTCAGCGGCGTTCGTCATTCAGTAGGAATCATGGTGATCCGCCGTCTCGAACTCCCCTTCTTACCGCCAGCAGCCCCTCCGAACGGACGACGGCACCGTTGCAGTAACCGCATCCTGGTTTTGGCTTGCGGATGGCATGTTAATGCGGTCCGGCTACGGTGTGTATCCCATGGGGAGCGCTCCCCATGGGATACACACCGTAGCATCACCGTGCCGGCACCGTATCCGCCAGCCAAGGGCACCGGAGCCAGCGGAGACTGGAAAGGGCAAATAGCCAGCATCACTGTCCCAAATATGGACAGCGCACGGGTCGAGATTTCGAAGATTCGATTGAGTTCTGATTGGAGAGCCAGGTTAGCCCTGTAATCCTCATGACTCGGCTATCCAGATTGTGCGAATGCTGGCCACCGTTGGCGCCTTCCGCGAAACCACAATGAGCCAGCTTGTTAGCTGCGTTCGCGAAGTACGATGCGGGCGAACCGGTTGGAACGGTTGGATAAGCCCCATCTACGCCCCACCCACAAGCGTGGTCCGGAAGGGGGCAAGTCCGGTTATCCCATCCGCCCCACCGTTTTTGCTCTGGAGCACGCCAAGATCTGGGGCAGGCGACGCAGAAATACTTGTAAAAAAGGCACCTAAATCCCTTGACTAGTTCGACTGCCTGAGGTTAAATAAGGCCAATGTAAAGTCAGTGGGCGTAGCTTCCTGCTGATGGAGCATCAAGTCCTATGAAAAGACTATTTTTACTTCTGACTGTGGTGGCAACCCTCGCCTTCGTCTCAACCAGCAATGCCAGCATCACAAACGCGTGGTGGCATGATGACAGAGATGGTACAATCGTCTGCGATCAATGGTCTTGGAATCCTGCCGAGGCCAAGCTCTGGATGTCTGGCGATCAATTTGGTGCCCCTGGCCAGCCGTATGCGCCGGCCCACATGGTTGGCTGGGTGGAGCTAGACAGCGATGTGGACCCCACGCTGACACTGAGTGGGACAGTTGAGAACGACACAGGGAATGCTTGGTACGGCTATCAAATCAACGTCAGGATGGATCTGCCGTTTACGTTCACCACTCCCGGCCCCACCGTTGGCAACCCTCCTCTCAACGACTGGTTCTGGGCCCAAACCTGGGATCCTGTGCAACTGGTTAGCGGCCCGTACGCCGGCATGTGGCAAGGCAGCATTTTCTTCTCTGAAGGCACGTCCATTCTGAACGGTGGGAGCTTGGATTTCCTCTATTCCATTAACTTCTCCGGGACGTGGGGCTTCGAATTCACCCAGGAGATGATTCCCTGGGCAACGCAGATTCCTGAGCCGTCCACGGCTGTTTTGGGCGGGCTGGGTGTCCTGTTATTGGTCGCCCGTCTGCGCGGCAACCGGCGTTAGTCAACAGTGCTTCTCTGTCCGCGCGAGCCTTTCGGCTCGCGCGGTTTCACGTACAGCCCTAATGCCAGCAAACTGGCTTCATGCTGCGCCAGCATGGGGGTGCTGGCATACTGCCTGCTGCCCTGATGCCAAGTAATATGCAGTTTTCAGGGCTACGAGGGCCGGCGCTGACGTTCCTGCTGGCGCTGAGCTGCACAACCGCTTCCCATCTCCTGGCAGGAGGCAGCGGTTTGAACACCGTTGTCGTCGTTAATCAGAACAGCGCCAACTCCCGCGAGCTGGGGAACTACTATTGCGAGCGTCGCCAGGTGCCACCCGAAAATGTCCTGCGCATCGCCTGGTCGGGCGGGAACACCAACTGGAGCAGCTCAGAGTTCCAGGCAGTTCTCCTGACACCGCTGCTCGAGATGCTGGCTGCCCGCCAGTTGGCCAGCCAGATCGAGTACGTCGTGCTGTCAATGGACATACCCTTCCAGACCGTTTACGGCGGGAGGATCAACAGCACAACGTCCGCCCTCTTTTACGGTTTGAAGGATGACTCGCCAGGCAACGCGCGGGACCTCACCAACAGCTACTACGCGAGCGAACAGGCCTTCCCGCAGGCAAAGCCCGCGTCCGCCCCGGGTTTCTCCTTCCTGGCCACAATGCTGACCGCGGGCTCCCTTGCCCAAGCCAAACAGTTGGTGGATCAGGGCGTCACCAGCGATTCTACCTGGCCTACTCGACCCGCCATTCTTGCGAAGAGCTCCGATACGACGCGCAACATCCGTTACCGCGCTTTCGACAACGCCATCTTCAACAGCCAGCTTCTGCAGCGCTGCACTCTGCTGCGCACCAACACGGACAGCATCCTGGGCCTGACAAACCTCCTCGGCTGCGAAACAGGTCTGAACACCCTGGGCGTTCCCGCCAATGCCTTCATCCCGGGAGCGATGGCGGACAACCTTACCTCCTACGGCGGTGTTATCATCGGCACAAACCTCCAAACCAGTTTGCTGGCCTTCATTCACGCGGGGGCGGCGGGCAGCTACGGCACCGTCACTGAGCCGACTCCCAACACGCAGAAGTTCCCCAGCCCGCAGAACTACTTTTATCAGGGCCGCGGCTTTTGCCTGGCGGAGTGTTATTACCAAAGTCTGTATCTCCCCTACCAAGGGCTCATCGTCGGCGAGCCGCTGGCAGCGCCGTTCGCGCGGAAGGCCACGGCTAGTTGGGTCGGCACGCCAGCCAGTGGAGTTATTCAGGGCGCGCCACAGCTCGGCCTCGCTTTCGCCAGCGCCGATCCTGACCACCGGCTGCAGCAGGTTGACTTGTTCGTAGATGGCAAATACTACCAAACCCTCACCAACTGCCCGCCCTGCCCGGGTAACCACATCAAGGTAGCGCTCAACGGCTATCCCCTCACCTACACTGTGTCGACCAACGCCACCCTGGCCACTATCGCGTGCGGCCTGGCGGCGCTCATCAACGCCCCGACAGTCACCAATCTCACCTGCATCACTGCCCAAGCCTGCGGGGACCGCGTGGAGCTGCGTTCGCTGGCGACCAATCCCTTGGCGACGCCTTACTTCATCACCGACTATACCGCCAGCAGCCCCGCCGGACGATACTACCGCGCGCAATACGTGTCCGCCACACCGGCGCCACTGCTGAGATTCCTCGGCCGGGGCACCAACGGCTCCGCGCGTTTCACCGTGGAGACGCCGGAGGGCAGACCCTCCTACCTGCAAGCCTCGACCGATCTGTCCTCGTGGGTCACTATCTTCACTAATCATGCAGGCGGTGCGGTGGAAATATCGGACACCGCAGCGGGAGCGTATCCACGGCGCTTCTACCGGCTGGCGGCGACACCGGCAAATCGGTTCGCGCAACTGGCCCCCCTGGGCATGAGCGCCGGCCAGGGCTTCAGGATGCGGGCCGTCGGCCCGAGCGCGGCGCCATACGTCCTGCAAACCTCCTCAAACCTGCTCGACTGGTCAACCATCTTCACCAACTCGGCCGGAGGCACGGCGGATTTCCTTGATCCCGGGGCCACCAATTCAGGCCGCCGCTTCTACCGCACGCTGCTTTGGGCGCAGGCGCTGTCGGGTCCGGCCGTTACTGTCCACGGCAGCGCGGGCGCCAATGGCGTTTTGCTGCGCGTGGACGGCGCCGTGGAGCCCTACGTTTTGCTGGCCTCCACCAACCAGAGCCAGTGGACGCCCATCTACACGAACTCGGTTATGGGCCAGCCTCGATTGGCCGTCAGCACCGCTTCCGGGTCCGCCAACGCCCTGACGACCTTCGCCACTGCAAGCCGAAGCACCTTCCTCAACTCGCCGGGCAACGGCATGCGAACCTTCAACGTCACTGGCACGATTGCCCTGGGCGCATGGCTCCAACTCCATGTAACCAAGACCAACTGCACGCTGGTGAGCCTGGCCGTCACAAACCAATCGAGCACGGCGACGCTCTATGACCTTGCGCGGCAGTTGGTCACCGCCATTAACGCCTGCGTGGCTTTGCAGGGTGAAGACGGTGTGCTTGCCGAGGACCTGATGGCGGGAGGCTTCGGCACAGCCAGTTTCAGTCTCTACGCGCGCAGCCCCGGGCGGGAAGCTGCGGGTGTTCAGGCCAAACTGGTCACCTCAGCCACTCTCGGCGCGAGCCCGTCATCCGCGATGCGCCTGGACGTGAACCTCTCCGACCTGCTGCCGCGCAACCACATCTACGTCATCGCGGGCGCGAGCGCGTTTAGCTTCGACATCACTATCGCTACAACCTCCCTCGCGGATGGTTTCCACGAGCTGGCCGCCGTCGGTTACGAAGGCACACACGTCCGCACACAAACCCGCACCACGCTTCCCCTCCAGGTACAGAACACCTCTCTCTCCGCCAGCCTGACGTTGCCGGAGCTTGTGCCCATGGCTCTTGCTCAAGGCCAGTACCACGTGCAGGTCGCCGCCAACACCACCAATGTAACCGCCATCACCCTCTTCAGCACGGGCGGTGCGCTGGGCACGGTCACCAACCAATCTGCTGCCACATTCACGGTGGACGGTGCCTTTTTGGGCGCAGGCTTGCATCCCTTCTATGCGACCGTCCACACGGCGGACGGCCGAAACTACCGCACCGCGACCACTTGGACACGGCTGGTAAGTCGCCCGTGAGCGGCCAAGCCGCCAGCGAAGTTGGTCAATTGCTGAGTACTGACAAGAAGACCGGCTGCTTGAGGTTCCGGCGAAAGCGGGCAGGAGAGAATCGTGCCGCTTCGGAAATCAGCCAGGGCCGCAGGTTTGCAGCAAGACAAAGCAGCCCCTATCCGCCAACGTCGCTTGGCGCCGGCCCTGCTCCCTATTCCGGATCCCACATCCACCGAGGGTCGTAAATGCCGTTGCCCCCGAGCGCGGGAATGCCGGTCGCCGTCGCGCCGGTGGCATCCTGGCCGGGGAAGTACTGAAAGCCATAGCTGCTGACGCGCGCGGCGGCGGCGTGGCCGTCGGCAAAGGCGCCCGTGCAGCGCTTGTGATGGCGGTTGAAGGCGCGCTGCGGGTCGGAGGTCCAATACCCGCCGGACAACTCATTCAAAGGCGTGCGAAAATAGAGCTGTTGCATGTTCTCTTGCTCCACCCACAAATCCGGCCTGGTCTCGGTGGGGTTGGCGATCAGTCCCGCGTCCGCCAGCACGAGCGTGTCCACTGGCCGCTTGATGCGCGAGATCTTGATCGAGTCAACCAGCCAGCGGCCGATATCCGGATGGTTCATGGCGATGCCAAAGCCGCCGCGCACCGAGGGGCAGGCCAGGAGGTTCGCGGTGTTCTGATAGGGGCGCAGCAGGTCCGGCCACCAGGTGCAGAGGGTGTTGGGGAAGAACGACCCGGGCGGAGACGGCACCCGGTCGGCCAGCATCACGACCTGATCCCGGTTGTCCTGCTCGTACATCCTCATGCTCAGGCCGGTCTGCCGCATGTTGTTGAGACACTGGATCGCCCTCGCCTTCTCCTTGGCTCGGGCCAAGGCGGGCAACAGCAGGGCCGCCAGAATAGCGATGATGGCGATGACCACCAACAATTCGATCAACGTGAATCCCCATTGAATCGCGTTCGCTCGCTTCATGTGCGTGAAGGCCAGACTGTGGCGCCGTGTTAGTGCCTCAGGATAAGCTCCTCCCGCCAAGCGCACAAGCAGGCATGGGCCGAGACAACCCTCGGCCAGTCTGCCCGCCGGCACGAAAAACACTCGCCCGGCGGGCTCGCGAAATCCATGCTCCATTCATGCATCTGGCCCATTTGCGCCTCCGCGACTTCCGCAATTACGCGCGGATGGATGTGGACTT
Encoded here:
- a CDS encoding TIGR03790 family protein; amino-acid sequence: MQFSGLRGPALTFLLALSCTTASHLLAGGSGLNTVVVVNQNSANSRELGNYYCERRQVPPENVLRIAWSGGNTNWSSSEFQAVLLTPLLEMLAARQLASQIEYVVLSMDIPFQTVYGGRINSTTSALFYGLKDDSPGNARDLTNSYYASEQAFPQAKPASAPGFSFLATMLTAGSLAQAKQLVDQGVTSDSTWPTRPAILAKSSDTTRNIRYRAFDNAIFNSQLLQRCTLLRTNTDSILGLTNLLGCETGLNTLGVPANAFIPGAMADNLTSYGGVIIGTNLQTSLLAFIHAGAAGSYGTVTEPTPNTQKFPSPQNYFYQGRGFCLAECYYQSLYLPYQGLIVGEPLAAPFARKATASWVGTPASGVIQGAPQLGLAFASADPDHRLQQVDLFVDGKYYQTLTNCPPCPGNHIKVALNGYPLTYTVSTNATLATIACGLAALINAPTVTNLTCITAQACGDRVELRSLATNPLATPYFITDYTASSPAGRYYRAQYVSATPAPLLRFLGRGTNGSARFTVETPEGRPSYLQASTDLSSWVTIFTNHAGGAVEISDTAAGAYPRRFYRLAATPANRFAQLAPLGMSAGQGFRMRAVGPSAAPYVLQTSSNLLDWSTIFTNSAGGTADFLDPGATNSGRRFYRTLLWAQALSGPAVTVHGSAGANGVLLRVDGAVEPYVLLASTNQSQWTPIYTNSVMGQPRLAVSTASGSANALTTFATASRSTFLNSPGNGMRTFNVTGTIALGAWLQLHVTKTNCTLVSLAVTNQSSTATLYDLARQLVTAINACVALQGEDGVLAEDLMAGGFGTASFSLYARSPGREAAGVQAKLVTSATLGASPSSAMRLDVNLSDLLPRNHIYVIAGASAFSFDITIATTSLADGFHELAAVGYEGTHVRTQTRTTLPLQVQNTSLSASLTLPELVPMALAQGQYHVQVAANTTNVTAITLFSTGGALGTVTNQSAATFTVDGAFLGAGLHPFYATVHTADGRNYRTATTWTRLVSRP
- a CDS encoding prepilin-type N-terminal cleavage/methylation domain-containing protein, with the protein product MKRANAIQWGFTLIELLVVIAIIAILAALLLPALARAKEKARAIQCLNNMRQTGLSMRMYEQDNRDQVVMLADRVPSPPGSFFPNTLCTWWPDLLRPYQNTANLLACPSVRGGFGIAMNHPDIGRWLVDSIKISRIKRPVDTLVLADAGLIANPTETRPDLWVEQENMQQLYFRTPLNELSGGYWTSDPQRAFNRHHKRCTGAFADGHAAAARVSSYGFQYFPGQDATGATATGIPALGGNGIYDPRWMWDPE